The genomic region CTCGTCCGGCGCCCAGGCGGGCGGCGGCGGCGCGCGCCAGACGTCGATGCGCAGCGTGAAATGGGTGAAGACGTGGCGCACCTCGCCGCACGGCTCCCAGTCTCCCCGGAAGGGCGCACGGTCCAGGGCAGAGCCGTCGTCCCAGCGCTCCGTCCGCCAGGGCGTGGACGGGACTTCCATCATGCCGCCCAGCAGCCCCCGCTCCGGACGGCGGCGCAGCCAGATCTCGCCCCCGCGCACGACGAGGAACGCGACGCCGCGCCGCACCGGTCCGGCCGTCCTCGCCGCCCGGCGCGGATAATCGGCCTGCAGCCCCTCCTCGTGCGCCTGGCACCAGCGCGACAGGGGGCAACGCGTGCATTCGGGACTCTTCGGCGAACAGACGGTCGCGCCGAGATCCATGATCGCCTGGGCGTAGTCGCCCGGGCGTCGCGGATCCGCGAGGGCCGCGGCGAGCGCCTTCAGCTCGGCCTTGGCCTGCGGCAAGGGCGTTCCGACGGCGTGCAGCCGCGCGACGACGCGCTCCACGTTGCCGTCGACGACGTTGGCGGGCGCATCGAAGGCGACCGCGCGGATCGCCGCGGCCGTATAGGGACCGACTCCCGGCAACGCGAGCAACGCCTCCTCGGAGGATGGGAACTCGCCCCCCGCGTCGGCCACCGCGCCGGCGCAGGCGAACAGGTTGCGCGCCCGGGCGTAGTAGCCCAGGCCCGCCCAGGCCGCCAGCACGTCGTCGCGGTCGGCGGCGGCGAGGTCCTGGACGGTCGGCCAGCGGGCCAGGAAGCGGCGATAATAAGGCGTGGCGCTGGAAACGGTGGTCTGCTGTAGCATGATCTCCGACAGCCAGACGGCGTAGGGGTCCGGCCTCGCGCCGCGCGCGCGATCCTCGGGGCGCACGCGCCAGGGCAGGGCCCGTCCTTCCCTGTCGTACCATTCCAGCAAGGCGTTGCGCAGTGCGGGGACCGGCAGTCGGTTTGTCGGATGTCTCATCGGGCTCAGTCCTCCCCGTCACCCGTCAGGCGTTCCTCGAGCCAGGCGATCATGCGGGGGTCCCGGAGCGGGCCGGCCGTCGCAGCCGCAAGCGCCCGGCGGTAATCCTGGCGGGCCTCCCCCGTCTGCCGCATCTGCTCGTGGATACGACCGAGCTGGAGGTGGCATTCCGCGCGCTGGAGGTTCGCGCCGTACCAGGGCTCGAAATCGGCGGCGACGGCCCGGGCGAAGGCTTCCCGCGCGCGGTCGAGCTCGCCCGACCGGAGATGGGCTTCCCCGACCTGCGCGTACTGCTGGCCGAAGCCGCGTTCGCGCGTGATCCCCTCGATCGGCAGGTTGACGACCAGGACCAGCAGAACCAGCGGCACGAGCGAGAGAAGGACGGGCCGGTAGCGCTGCGCCCTGAGGTGCGCCCCCCACCAGCATAATTGCAGCGCGGCGGCGACGACCAGGACCCCGGCCAGGGTGAGCCGGTAGCGTCCCAGCACGAAGGTGATCGTGAAGGCGGCGAACTGGGAAACGAGCAGGGCGATGAGCAGCAGATGGCGGCGCCACTCGCGTCCCCGGCAGACCAGTCCGACCAGTCCGATCGGCGCGACGAGACCGAAACCGAGACCGGCCAGGCGCAACGCCCCGGAGTAGCGCCGGGCGAAATAGAAGTTGTCGTTGATGCCGAGTTCGGTGGCGTGCAGGCAGAGCCGGGCCTTGCGGACCCACAGGCGGACGGCCCGACCGGGATTCTGCAGCACGTAGTCGCGCGCCTTGCCCGCGAAGAAGGCCGACATCCGCGAGGGGCGCATGTCCCGTGCGGTGCGTTTTTCGTCGCGCAGGTAGTAGCCGAGATGCGATCCCCAGATGTCGTTGTACGGATAGGTCGCGGCGTCGCCGTAGGTGCCCGTGGCGAGTTCGTTGTTGCCGATAAACAGGTTCTTGCCCGCATTCGAGGTCAGGAGGACGAAATCCCACCCGACCGCGTAGTTGCGCACGGTCACGAGCCCCACGACCAGGACGCAGGTGACCGACACGATCGCGATCCGCCCGAGGCGCGCGCGCGCCGGCGACCCGGGAAAGCCGAACCAGAGCCAGACGAGAACCCCCGGGAAGAAGAGCAGGGCGGTGCCGTGCGCCAGCGCGCAGAGTCCGACGGCCAGGCCGCCGGCGACCCACCAGCCGCGGGATTCGCGCCGGGCGGCCAGCAGGAGCGCGAGCGTCGCCGCCATGTGGAGGCCGAGGGTCAGCGCCGACGGCATCAGGATGCCGTCGTAGTAGATGAAGAGCCCGTAGAGCGCGGCGATCAGGCCGGCGAGCAGGCCCGCCACCGGACCGGCCGACAGCATCGCGATCCAGCAGATCAGCAGGCAGGTGACGGCGCCGAGCGCGCATTGCAGGTAGCGCGCATGCGCGATCTCGTCGCCGGGGGCCGCCGCGTAGACAGCCGCGAGGGCGTAGGGATAGAGCGGCGCCAGGTAGAACACCTCGTCGCCCAGCCAATCGCCCCCGGCGATCCCGCGCGCCGTCCTGTCGTAGTATTGCGAGTCGTACATGGGGATCGAATCGCGCATCAGGGGGCTATCGGCGGCTTGGCGGACGTGTCCGATGCGCAGCGCGAGCGCTAAGAGAAACACGACAGCGGAGATGAACCAGGGGTGGCGCCAGTTGAAACGGCGAGCTGGTTTGACGGTCATGAGGCGGCCCCCGGTCGGTTGACGGCCCAATCGTCCCGGCTGTTCGGCTTCCCATATT from bacterium harbors:
- the mutY gene encoding A/G-specific adenine glycosylase, which produces MRHPTNRLPVPALRNALLEWYDREGRALPWRVRPEDRARGARPDPYAVWLSEIMLQQTTVSSATPYYRRFLARWPTVQDLAAADRDDVLAAWAGLGYYARARNLFACAGAVADAGGEFPSSEEALLALPGVGPYTAAAIRAVAFDAPANVVDGNVERVVARLHAVGTPLPQAKAELKALAAALADPRRPGDYAQAIMDLGATVCSPKSPECTRCPLSRWCQAHEEGLQADYPRRAARTAGPVRRGVAFLVVRGGEIWLRRRPERGLLGGMMEVPSTPWRTERWDDGSALDRAPFRGDWEPCGEVRHVFTHFTLRIDVWRAPPPPAWAPDEGGFHALDGLSRVGLPSLMIKVVKAGKV
- a CDS encoding glycosyltransferase family 39 protein, producing the protein MTVKPARRFNWRHPWFISAVVFLLALALRIGHVRQAADSPLMRDSIPMYDSQYYDRTARGIAGGDWLGDEVFYLAPLYPYALAAVYAAAPGDEIAHARYLQCALGAVTCLLICWIAMLSAGPVAGLLAGLIAALYGLFIYYDGILMPSALTLGLHMAATLALLLAARRESRGWWVAGGLAVGLCALAHGTALLFFPGVLVWLWFGFPGSPARARLGRIAIVSVTCVLVVGLVTVRNYAVGWDFVLLTSNAGKNLFIGNNELATGTYGDAATYPYNDIWGSHLGYYLRDEKRTARDMRPSRMSAFFAGKARDYVLQNPGRAVRLWVRKARLCLHATELGINDNFYFARRYSGALRLAGLGFGLVAPIGLVGLVCRGREWRRHLLLIALLVSQFAAFTITFVLGRYRLTLAGVLVVAAALQLCWWGAHLRAQRYRPVLLSLVPLVLLVLVVNLPIEGITRERGFGQQYAQVGEAHLRSGELDRAREAFARAVAADFEPWYGANLQRAECHLQLGRIHEQMRQTGEARQDYRRALAAATAGPLRDPRMIAWLEERLTGDGED